One Pseudodesulfovibrio sp. S3 DNA window includes the following coding sequences:
- a CDS encoding isoaspartyl peptidase/L-asparaginase has protein sequence MKPRLIVHGGAWDIPDEFADAHVAGVRQAVDRIYPLLQNGLSALDAVEKAVNILEADPTFDAGRGAFLNACGDIELDALIMDGQALDFGAVAAVTNLLHPVSLARKVMENKDFRILVGVGATQFARECGFTEVDPRELLTARELDFYEKIKNDEKFTPINAFSGEHPSDTVGAVALDADGNLACATSTGGTPRKHPGRVGDSPIIGSGGYADNELGAASATGYGESILRVMLCKTACDFLRTDLPMDAASLSMDVLKSRGHGFGGVIMLSPDGTYGFAHNTPRMAFAYADDKGKTRAQINT, from the coding sequence ATGAAACCGAGACTGATCGTGCACGGCGGCGCCTGGGATATCCCGGACGAGTTTGCCGATGCCCACGTGGCCGGTGTCCGCCAGGCCGTGGACCGGATATATCCCCTGCTTCAAAATGGCCTGTCCGCGCTCGACGCGGTGGAAAAGGCGGTCAACATCCTGGAGGCGGACCCCACCTTCGACGCCGGGCGCGGCGCATTCCTCAATGCCTGCGGCGACATCGAACTGGACGCCCTGATCATGGACGGTCAGGCCCTGGACTTCGGGGCCGTGGCAGCCGTAACCAATCTCCTGCATCCGGTCTCCCTGGCCCGCAAGGTCATGGAGAACAAGGACTTCCGCATCCTGGTGGGCGTCGGGGCCACGCAGTTTGCCCGTGAATGCGGCTTCACTGAGGTGGACCCGCGAGAACTGCTCACGGCCCGCGAGCTGGACTTTTATGAAAAGATAAAGAACGACGAGAAATTCACTCCCATAAACGCCTTCAGCGGTGAGCACCCCTCGGACACCGTGGGCGCAGTGGCCCTGGACGCGGACGGCAACCTGGCCTGTGCCACCTCCACGGGCGGCACCCCGCGCAAGCATCCGGGCCGTGTGGGCGATTCCCCCATCATCGGGTCGGGCGGATATGCGGACAACGAACTTGGTGCAGCCTCGGCCACGGGTTACGGCGAATCCATCCTGAGGGTAATGCTCTGCAAGACCGCCTGCGACTTTCTGCGCACCGACCTGCCCATGGACGCGGCCAGCCTTTCAATGGATGTGCTCAAATCGCGCGGCCATGGGTTCGGCGGCGTGATCATGCTTTCCCCCGACGGCACATACGGCTTTGCCCACAATACCCCGCGCATGGCCTTTGCCTATGCGGACGACAAGGGAAAAACCAGGGCGCAGATCAACACATAG
- a CDS encoding phosphotransacetylase family protein has translation MAGLYIGSTTGYSGKNMIAMGLGLRLQKEGFNVGYMKPVGAMPMEVDGKLGDEDAAFVQDVLGIHEDPEKVTPVVVTQDFKVKAFTGKMEGLLDKIVEGYAAVSKDKDVTLVAGSGSMYSGKYCDTDAISVIRKLGIKTIIIDRFQKELKYDYLMVMKETLGDLMAGVILNDVPPNFMDEISQLLGPSMEAKGVKILGIIPRDPLMGAIKVGDLADRLGGKIISAHNKSERVVESFLIGTMQVENFMTHFRKKKNSAIIVGGDRSDVQLVALEGDCPCLILTGNLYPNDIILTRSEVLETPIIMVREDTFTVAKKMDDILSRHKLRDAIKIKQGAELVSDNIDFEYLKKEIGLK, from the coding sequence ATGGCTGGACTCTATATCGGATCGACCACAGGGTACTCGGGCAAGAACATGATCGCCATGGGTCTGGGCCTGCGTTTGCAGAAAGAAGGCTTCAATGTGGGCTACATGAAACCGGTCGGAGCCATGCCCATGGAAGTCGACGGGAAACTCGGCGACGAGGACGCGGCCTTTGTTCAGGACGTGCTCGGCATCCATGAAGACCCCGAGAAGGTCACGCCGGTCGTGGTCACCCAGGACTTCAAGGTCAAGGCGTTCACCGGCAAGATGGAAGGCCTCCTCGACAAGATCGTCGAAGGGTATGCGGCCGTGTCCAAGGACAAGGACGTCACCCTGGTGGCCGGCTCCGGCTCCATGTACTCGGGCAAGTACTGCGACACCGACGCCATTTCGGTCATCAGGAAACTCGGCATCAAGACCATCATCATCGACCGCTTCCAGAAAGAGCTCAAATACGACTACCTCATGGTCATGAAGGAAACTCTGGGCGACCTCATGGCAGGCGTCATTCTCAACGATGTTCCGCCCAACTTCATGGACGAAATTTCCCAGTTGCTCGGCCCTTCCATGGAAGCCAAAGGCGTAAAAATCCTCGGAATCATCCCCCGCGACCCCCTCATGGGCGCAATCAAGGTGGGCGACCTTGCCGACCGCCTGGGCGGCAAGATCATTTCCGCGCACAACAAGAGTGAGCGCGTAGTGGAGTCCTTCCTCATCGGCACCATGCAGGTGGAGAACTTCATGACCCACTTCCGCAAAAAGAAGAACTCCGCCATTATCGTGGGCGGCGACCGGTCTGACGTGCAGCTCGTGGCCCTTGAAGGGGATTGCCCCTGCCTCATCCTGACGGGCAACCTCTATCCCAACGACATCATCCTGACCCGGTCCGAAGTCCTGGAAACCCCCATCATCATGGTCCGTGAAGACACCTTCACCGTGGCCAAGAAGATGGACGACATCCTGTCCCGCCACAAACTGCGCGACGCGATCAAAATCAAACAAGGTGCGGAACTGGTCTCCGACAACATCGATTTCGAATACCTGAAAAAAGAAATCGGACTGAAATAA
- a CDS encoding acetate--CoA ligase has translation MQSDAHLRELFNPGSIAVVGASRSPHKLGSVILSNLISAGYKGTIFPVNPNGGEILGLKAYPSAAALPKPPDLGIIVLPREKVLAAMQELATADVDAICVITAGFRETGRDGFQLEMEMADLARRKNITLLGPNTLGLVNTSIGLNATIAQAQPKKGSISFFSQSGALCSAILDWADGEDIGFSKFVSLGNKAGVSEADVMEALGDDPDTKVIIGYLESVDDGQKFLAKARAVTDKKPVIMIKAGTTPAGARATSSHTGSLAGSVVASTAAFKQAGIIRVESLESLFDLARAFAEQPLPTGPNLTVITNSGGPGILAADACEDAGLHLVRPSRDTLKILSQSLPPFASLYNPIDIIGDAKADRYRLTLEAVAKDENTNAILTLLTPTASAEIIETAQAIIDISKECAKPVFACFMGEERIGPGRDMLLKAGIPCYEYPEPAIRAISAMLDHYRWKHRPYPVEICFRRDKGRAERTIEQALKTGLTELPFAEAMDIAAAYELPVPETRLVRTSDQAVRAAKKMGYPVALKIVSPHISSRSEVNGVTLDLHTPRDVRDAWLDITSRTQRKRPDAYIAGCLVQTMGPVKAREVVVRFTQDPQFGPLVSFCMAGPSAEVLGDISYRLAPLTVQDVQDIIREIKSFPLLRGVRGEEPANLSAIEDVLLSMSQMATDFPEIREAELNPILVDGEGALVTDLRLTVGRI, from the coding sequence ATGCAATCAGACGCCCACTTACGCGAATTATTCAATCCAGGCTCCATTGCCGTTGTCGGCGCTTCACGGAGCCCGCACAAGCTCGGGAGCGTCATTCTGTCCAATTTGATCTCGGCAGGGTACAAGGGGACAATCTTTCCCGTCAATCCCAACGGCGGAGAAATTCTCGGACTCAAGGCATATCCGTCCGCAGCAGCCCTGCCCAAACCACCGGACCTCGGCATCATAGTACTTCCCCGTGAAAAGGTGCTCGCGGCCATGCAGGAACTGGCCACGGCCGACGTGGATGCCATCTGCGTCATAACAGCGGGATTCCGCGAGACCGGCCGCGACGGATTCCAACTGGAAATGGAAATGGCCGACCTGGCCCGCAGGAAGAATATCACCCTGCTCGGCCCCAACACCCTGGGGCTGGTCAACACCTCCATCGGGCTCAACGCGACCATTGCCCAGGCTCAACCGAAAAAAGGGTCCATCTCTTTCTTCTCCCAGAGCGGCGCACTCTGCTCGGCCATACTGGACTGGGCCGACGGCGAGGACATAGGTTTTTCCAAATTCGTCTCCCTGGGCAACAAGGCGGGCGTCTCCGAGGCCGATGTCATGGAGGCTCTGGGCGACGACCCGGACACCAAGGTCATTATCGGCTACCTGGAATCCGTGGACGACGGCCAGAAATTCCTGGCCAAGGCGCGTGCCGTCACCGACAAGAAACCGGTCATCATGATCAAGGCGGGCACCACCCCGGCCGGAGCCAGGGCCACATCGAGCCACACCGGCTCCCTGGCCGGCAGCGTGGTGGCCAGCACTGCCGCGTTCAAGCAGGCAGGCATCATCAGGGTGGAAAGCCTGGAATCCCTGTTCGACCTGGCCCGCGCTTTTGCCGAACAGCCACTGCCCACCGGCCCGAATCTGACGGTGATCACCAACTCGGGCGGTCCGGGCATACTCGCTGCGGACGCCTGCGAAGACGCCGGATTACATCTGGTCCGTCCATCCAGGGACACCCTGAAGATTCTGTCGCAATCCCTGCCGCCCTTTGCCTCCCTCTACAACCCCATCGACATCATAGGCGACGCCAAAGCGGACCGATACAGGCTCACCCTCGAAGCCGTGGCCAAGGACGAAAACACCAACGCCATCCTGACCCTGCTCACACCGACAGCTTCGGCCGAGATCATTGAGACCGCTCAGGCAATCATCGACATTTCCAAGGAATGCGCCAAACCCGTCTTCGCCTGTTTCATGGGCGAAGAACGCATCGGGCCGGGACGCGACATGCTGCTCAAGGCGGGCATCCCCTGCTACGAATATCCGGAACCGGCCATCAGGGCCATTTCCGCCATGCTGGACCATTATCGCTGGAAACACCGTCCCTACCCGGTGGAGATCTGCTTTCGCCGCGACAAGGGCAGGGCCGAACGCACCATCGAGCAGGCGCTGAAAACCGGCCTCACCGAACTGCCTTTCGCCGAGGCCATGGACATCGCCGCCGCCTACGAACTCCCGGTTCCGGAAACGCGGCTGGTGCGCACCTCGGATCAAGCCGTGCGGGCAGCCAAGAAAATGGGCTACCCCGTGGCCCTCAAGATCGTGTCCCCACACATTTCCAGCCGAAGCGAAGTGAATGGCGTAACTCTGGACCTGCACACTCCCAGGGATGTTCGGGATGCATGGCTGGACATCACCTCGCGGACCCAGCGCAAACGCCCGGACGCCTATATCGCAGGATGCCTGGTCCAGACCATGGGGCCGGTCAAGGCACGGGAGGTGGTGGTTCGGTTCACCCAGGACCCGCAATTCGGGCCCCTGGTCTCCTTTTGCATGGCCGGACCCTCCGCCGAGGTGCTGGGCGACATCAGCTACAGACTGGCCCCTCTCACGGTCCAGGATGTTCAGGACATCATTCGTGAAATAAAATCGTTCCCGCTCCTGCGCGGCGTACGGGGCGAAGAACCGGCAAATCTGAGCGCCATAGAAGACGTTCTGCTCTCCATGTCTCAGATGGCAACGGACTTCCCGGAAATCCGGGAGGCCGAACTCAACCCGATCCTGGTCGATGGAGAAGGCGCCCTTGTCACGGACCTGCGCCTGACCGTGGGCCGAATATGA